Proteins from a single region of Lentimicrobium saccharophilum:
- a CDS encoding T9SS type A sorting domain-containing protein yields MNLQLADSLGFYGIGYDTSYFESTHAFHTQSYITAIHWMDSIIEQSHQTPGIPDYQEAFKNFNVFPVPAKNQLTLYCQLNKGGTARVCIFNMIGQLVKTVNLGYQQPGEHHFELNIADYKLGVFKTSNDISKSSLAS; encoded by the coding sequence GAATCTGCAGCTTGCCGATAGTCTCGGTTTTTATGGTATTGGCTATGATACGAGCTATTTTGAAAGCACTCATGCTTTTCACACACAATCATATATTACCGCTATCCATTGGATGGATTCAATTATTGAACAGTCGCATCAAACCCCGGGAATTCCGGATTATCAGGAAGCCTTTAAAAATTTTAATGTGTTTCCGGTTCCGGCCAAAAATCAGCTAACCCTTTACTGTCAGCTAAATAAAGGAGGAACAGCCCGGGTCTGCATTTTTAATATGATTGGTCAGCTTGTTAAAACAGTCAACCTGGGATATCAGCAGCCCGGAGAACATCATTTTGAACTGAACATTGCTGATTATAAACTAGGAGTGTTCAAAACATCAAACGACATTTCAAAAAGTTCTTTGGCATCATGA
- a CDS encoding LytR/AlgR family response regulator transcription factor, giving the protein MLTFRKNITEKMLRTLIIDDEPPVRDTLRGLLQKTCPRVNVVGEASSVKTGILAIREKAPDLVLLDIKMDDGTGFDLLNHYENINFKIIFVTAYEEFAIQAFGFSAIDYLLKPVNPEKLAEAVNRAELLHQNEFNIQLGALRENLQNKGKQNKKIILKNLESIFIINMDDIIHCESDGSYTAFETSDNQNILVSKNLKEYDTLLSGSGFLRVHRSHLINLKHIKRFDRHDGGNVVMSNGAQIPVSASGRERLLDLFEEISA; this is encoded by the coding sequence ATGCTTACCTTTAGAAAAAATATCACCGAAAAAATGCTTCGCACCCTCATCATCGATGACGAGCCACCCGTAAGAGATACTCTACGTGGTTTATTGCAGAAAACCTGTCCCCGGGTGAATGTTGTTGGCGAGGCAAGCAGCGTGAAAACCGGCATTCTGGCCATCAGGGAAAAAGCACCTGACCTGGTTTTGCTCGATATTAAAATGGACGACGGCACCGGCTTTGATCTGCTCAATCATTATGAAAACATCAACTTCAAAATCATTTTTGTTACAGCCTACGAGGAATTTGCCATCCAGGCTTTCGGCTTCAGTGCGATCGACTACCTCCTTAAACCTGTTAACCCTGAAAAGCTTGCAGAAGCTGTAAACAGAGCCGAACTGCTTCATCAGAATGAATTCAATATCCAATTGGGGGCGCTTAGGGAGAACCTTCAAAATAAGGGAAAACAAAACAAAAAAATCATCCTCAAAAACCTGGAAAGTATTTTTATCATCAACATGGATGATATTATACACTGCGAATCGGACGGAAGTTATACAGCCTTTGAAACCTCAGACAATCAAAATATCCTGGTATCGAAAAACCTGAAAGAATATGATACGCTGCTTTCCGGTTCAGGCTTCCTGAGGGTGCACAGGTCGCATCTGATCAATCTGAAACATATTAAACGATTTGACAGACATGATGGAGGTAACGTGGTGATGAGCAATGGGGCCCAAATACCGGTATCGGCAAGCGGCCGTGAAAGATTGCTTGATTTGTTTGAAGAAATCAGTGCTTGA
- a CDS encoding sensor histidine kinase codes for MKRLKKHLFVLILFGGLYFPLFSQVNFPLNLQLADSLERLLPAATGKEKVDILNGISYALIRHYSSRSDSLSSISVQLAKETGYKEGLAKALFCKGTNDYINGNFIDAMTILYEALYLYKEIGDTNMIIETYYQIGAVSYFSFTDINEGLHCVQICLDYAKVSGLKHWESQMYSSMQYLYSTAGNHDSSYKYLKQYTAFAKEMSVPRLEETMVIAAYGRNFFHMGHYRKALDQYLISWPRINPGDIEERAYLAQLSYSIGDAYNALNITDSASYYFDLGMSLARKNKHYWGSMMNSMGLARQYLTSGDLEKSVMYCDSVIYFGSQIDTLKSFYGIREYSKLLGMSGELYIPINKEFKRFLAWRAMSGAYQILIQIREGQNRYQEAYYISKDFNKIKDNIANFQKRTEILDLQYQYQAKQKDDQILLLSQENKIQGYKISRSKWNFFTVIAVSILLLFILILIVRQNRIKSGRKVAEFQQRLLLSQMNPHFIFNSLTSIQNFIVKHDEIKASVYLSRFSGLVRSILKNSHEERITLEEEINTIENYLELQKIRFPDKVDYSIDVDPLIEPESLNIPPMLAQPFIENAIEHGIKNLETKGKVTVRFHLDHTLMILEIEDNGVGRKKAGELLLKRDKDHKSLATVITRERIAALNHRSKKKIALEIIDLKDDEGNARGTLVRFVLPL; via the coding sequence ATGAAAAGGTTAAAGAAGCATCTTTTTGTCCTTATTCTGTTTGGGGGGCTATACTTCCCCCTGTTTTCACAGGTTAATTTTCCATTGAATCTGCAGCTTGCCGATAGCCTTGAGCGCCTGCTTCCTGCTGCCACAGGTAAAGAAAAAGTGGATATCCTTAATGGAATTTCCTACGCGCTGATCCGGCATTATTCCTCCAGATCCGATAGTTTATCTTCCATTTCAGTGCAACTGGCAAAAGAAACCGGATATAAGGAAGGTCTGGCCAAAGCTCTTTTCTGCAAAGGCACCAATGATTACATCAATGGAAACTTCATTGATGCCATGACAATTCTGTACGAAGCCCTGTACCTTTATAAAGAAATCGGGGATACCAATATGATTATCGAAACCTATTATCAAATTGGCGCTGTATCTTATTTTTCCTTTACCGATATAAATGAAGGATTGCATTGTGTTCAGATTTGCCTTGATTATGCCAAAGTATCCGGCCTTAAACATTGGGAATCACAGATGTATTCATCGATGCAATATCTTTATAGCACAGCAGGCAATCATGACAGTTCTTACAAATACCTGAAACAATACACAGCATTTGCAAAAGAGATGTCTGTACCCCGGTTGGAAGAAACGATGGTTATCGCCGCTTATGGCAGGAATTTCTTTCACATGGGCCATTACCGGAAAGCCTTGGATCAATATTTAATTTCCTGGCCCCGGATCAATCCCGGTGATATCGAAGAAAGAGCATACCTTGCACAGCTATCTTATTCAATTGGTGATGCTTACAATGCCTTGAATATTACTGACAGCGCATCTTATTATTTTGATCTTGGTATGTCACTGGCAAGAAAAAATAAACATTACTGGGGCTCAATGATGAATTCCATGGGGCTGGCACGTCAGTACCTCACTTCCGGCGATTTGGAAAAATCAGTGATGTATTGTGATTCTGTCATTTATTTCGGATCACAAATTGACACCTTAAAATCATTTTATGGAATCAGAGAATATTCCAAACTATTGGGTATGAGTGGTGAACTCTATATACCCATAAATAAGGAATTCAAAAGATTTCTGGCCTGGAGGGCCATGTCAGGAGCTTATCAGATCCTGATACAAATCAGAGAAGGACAAAATCGCTATCAGGAGGCATATTATATCAGTAAAGATTTCAACAAAATAAAGGATAATATTGCAAATTTTCAGAAACGGACAGAGATTCTCGACCTGCAATATCAATACCAGGCGAAGCAAAAAGATGATCAGATTTTGTTGCTTTCACAGGAAAATAAAATTCAGGGGTATAAGATCAGCAGAAGTAAATGGAACTTTTTTACGGTAATTGCCGTATCCATACTGCTCCTTTTTATTCTTATCCTGATAGTTCGTCAGAACAGGATCAAATCGGGAAGAAAAGTGGCTGAATTTCAGCAACGGCTGCTTCTTTCACAGATGAATCCTCATTTCATCTTTAATTCTCTTACAAGTATTCAAAATTTTATTGTCAAACATGACGAAATAAAAGCAAGTGTTTATTTATCCCGGTTTTCAGGACTTGTCAGAAGTATCCTGAAAAATTCACATGAAGAGCGCATTACGCTGGAAGAAGAAATCAATACCATCGAAAATTATCTGGAACTGCAGAAGATAAGATTTCCTGATAAGGTTGACTATTCCATTGATGTTGATCCCCTGATCGAGCCTGAATCCCTGAATATTCCGCCCATGCTGGCCCAGCCATTTATTGAGAACGCCATCGAGCACGGCATTAAAAACCTTGAAACAAAAGGCAAGGTTACTGTACGGTTTCACCTTGACCACACCCTGATGATTCTTGAGATTGAGGACAATGGCGTGGGCCGGAAAAAAGCAGGGGAATTGCTGCTGAAGCGTGACAAAGACCACAAATCGCTGGCCACGGTGATCACCCGCGAGCGGATCGCGGCACTGAACCACAGGTCTAAAAAGAAGATCGCCCTGGAAATCATCGACCTGAAGGATGACGAAGGCAATGCGCGGGGAACGCTGGTGCGGTTCGTACTGCCGCTATAA
- a CDS encoding T9SS type A sorting domain-containing protein translates to MKKQILLIAAVAVSYVMAAAQGCLPEGIIFNAQAQIDNFQTNYPGCTEIEGYVTIQGNDITNLDGLSLLTSIGENLYISYNASLANLTGLEGLTFIGGYLVIGNYGSGNPLLTSLTGLENLASIGKGFYIRGNDALTNLTGLENLASIGENLEISYNASLANLTGLEGLTFIGENLEISYNASLANLTGLEGLTFIGGYIVIGSYGGGHPSLTSLTGLENLASIGKSFYIRGNDTLTNLTGLENLASIGEDLEISLNASLTDLTGPENLASIGGFLKINFNDALTSLTGLENLASIGGDLMIMGNVTLSSLTELENIDTSSITGIYIYDNLSLSTCEATWLCAYLASPNGSVNIYSNAPGCNNPSEVADGCGIVLPCLPFGNYYFLSQDDINNFQTNYPGCTEIEGYVTIQGDDITNLDGLNVLTSIGGILEIGKDYGGNGNPVLTDLTGLENLTSIGRFLSIEDNDALTNLTGLENLVSIGEGFKIYSNNFLTSLTGLESLTSIGGDLNIYNNADLASLTGVESLTSIGGDLNIYNNADLASLTGLENLTTIGEYPSKNGKASLASLTLFDNVASIGGNCSIYDNYALSNLTGLEGLTSIGGNFSICDNYALTNLTGLENLASIEGDLDIYYNNALTSLTGLEGLNSIGGDLDIYYNAALTSLTGVEGLASIGGSLTISSECLTCLTGLDNLTSIGEDLRILGPIMNGSSSLTSLTGLENLASIGGTLEISNHYFLTNLTGLENIAAESIINLRIFNNSDLSSCAVQSICDYLAAPNGTIEIAYNAPGCNSQQEVQEACWILHIENRPTGEEQLNVYPNPAYNRMILNLNTTFSGSFRVCLYNLTGICLKSWQFETQSSGTKEFVMDISEIPAGIYFFRLQIGNEVVTRKIIKVK, encoded by the coding sequence ATGAAAAAACAAATTTTACTCATAGCAGCAGTAGCTGTGAGTTACGTTATGGCAGCAGCCCAGGGCTGCCTGCCCGAAGGTATCATCTTCAATGCTCAAGCACAGATTGACAACTTCCAAACCAACTATCCCGGGTGTACCGAGATTGAAGGGTATGTGACAATTCAGGGAAATGATATCACCAACCTTGATGGGTTGAGTTTATTGACTTCCATCGGGGAAAACCTTTATATTTCTTATAACGCTTCGCTTGCCAACCTTACCGGGCTGGAAGGTTTGACCTTCATTGGGGGTTATTTAGTAATTGGGAATTATGGTAGTGGTAATCCTTTACTGACCAGCCTGACGGGATTGGAGAACCTGGCTTCTATCGGGAAAGGCTTTTATATCAGAGGAAACGATGCCCTGACCAACCTGACAGGATTGGAGAATCTGGCTTCCATCGGGGAAAACCTTGAGATTTCTTATAACGCTTCGCTTGCCAACCTTACCGGGCTGGAAGGTTTGACTTTCATCGGGGAAAACCTTGAGATTTCTTATAACGCTTCGCTTGCCAACCTTACAGGGCTGGAAGGTTTGACTTTCATCGGGGGTTATATAGTAATTGGGAGTTATGGTGGTGGCCATCCTTCACTGACCAGCCTGACGGGACTGGAGAACCTGGCTTCCATCGGGAAAAGCTTTTATATCAGAGGAAACGATACCCTGACCAACCTGACAGGATTGGAGAATCTGGCTTCTATCGGGGAAGACCTTGAGATTTCGCTTAACGCTTCCCTGACCGACCTGACTGGGCCGGAGAACCTGGCTTCCATTGGGGGATTTCTTAAAATTAATTTTAACGATGCCCTGACCAGCCTGACGGGACTGGAGAACCTGGCTTCCATCGGGGGAGACCTTATGATTATGGGAAACGTTACCCTGTCCAGCCTGACGGAACTGGAAAATATTGATACCAGCTCAATTACAGGCATTTATATATATGATAACTTATCTTTATCCACCTGCGAAGCAACGTGGTTGTGTGCCTACCTGGCCAGTCCGAACGGTAGTGTGAATATATACAGTAATGCACCCGGTTGCAATAACCCTTCTGAAGTGGCTGACGGCTGTGGAATAGTATTACCTTGCTTACCCTTTGGGAATTATTACTTTTTATCTCAGGATGACATCAACAATTTCCAAACCAACTATCCCGGTTGTACCGAGATTGAAGGGTATGTTACAATTCAGGGAGATGATATCACCAACCTTGATGGATTGAATGTATTGACTTCCATCGGGGGTATTTTAGAAATTGGAAAAGATTATGGTGGAAATGGAAACCCTGTCCTGACCGACCTGACGGGATTGGAGAACCTGACTTCCATCGGGAGATTCCTAAGTATTGAAGATAACGATGCCCTGACCAACCTGACAGGATTGGAGAACCTGGTTTCTATCGGGGAAGGCTTTAAGATTTATTCTAACAATTTTCTAACCAGTCTGACTGGATTGGAGAGTCTGACTTCCATCGGAGGAGATCTTAATATATATAATAACGCTGATTTGGCCAGCCTGACGGGAGTGGAGAGTCTGACTTCCATCGGGGGAGATCTTAATATATATAACAACGCTGATTTGGCCAGCCTGACGGGATTAGAGAATCTAACTACCATCGGGGAATACCCGAGTAAAAATGGCAAGGCTTCTCTTGCTAGTCTGACGCTCTTTGATAATGTGGCTTCCATCGGGGGAAACTGTAGTATTTATGATAACTATGCCCTGTCCAACCTGACAGGATTAGAGGGACTGACTTCCATCGGGGGAAACTTTAGTATTTGTGATAACTATGCCCTGACCAACCTGACGGGGCTGGAAAACCTGGCTTCCATCGAGGGTGATCTTGATATCTATTATAATAATGCCCTGACTAGCCTCACGGGGTTGGAGGGACTGAATTCCATCGGGGGTGATCTTGATATTTATTATAACGCTGCCTTAACCAGCCTGACAGGGGTAGAAGGACTGGCGTCAATCGGGGGAAGCCTAACAATTTCGAGCGAATGCCTGACCTGCCTTACTGGGTTGGACAATCTGACTTCCATAGGGGAAGATTTGCGTATACTAGGACCTATAATGAATGGATCATCCTCCCTGACCAGCCTTACGGGATTGGAGAACCTGGCCTCCATTGGGGGAACGCTTGAGATTTCAAACCATTATTTCCTGACCAATCTGACCGGACTTGAGAACATTGCTGCCGAATCTATCATCAATCTGAGAATATTTAATAATAGTGATCTTTCTTCCTGCGCAGTGCAAAGCATCTGCGATTACCTGGCGGCGCCCAACGGAACCATTGAAATCGCATACAACGCCCCCGGCTGCAACAGTCAGCAGGAAGTGCAGGAGGCCTGTTGGATTCTCCACATCGAAAATAGACCAACGGGGGAAGAACAACTTAACGTTTATCCCAACCCGGCATATAACAGGATGATTTTAAACCTGAATACGACCTTTTCAGGATCATTCAGGGTTTGCCTTTACAACCTCACCGGAATCTGTCTCAAAAGCTGGCAGTTTGAAACCCAGTCATCCGGAACAAAAGAATTTGTTATGGATATAAGCGAAATTCCCGCAGGCATTTACTTCTTCCGCCTGCAAATCGGGAATGAGGTGGTGACCAGGAAAATAATTAAAGTTAAATAG
- a CDS encoding IS4 family transposase — MGTDCKQGIKVQDLLKLIPDDLLADLSSETNVDYQVKKLYGRNVFSLLLFGLIESDRLGLRSLEDFYNSTHYKVLFNIPNKNTTKYNSLSARLATMNVDFFRKAYEAIYEQCSQLYDENDLALNYKLSRVDSTMVCQTAAKLENGIHVGCKKDGKKQIKYTVCLTDMFPSSVEVFNQQCHISENLTIPKAIFRVIDKNKDNVFVFDRGVSDRQTFCKLDQEEYTFVTRLKSDARFIALEDFEISQDQKVRNLTILKDQRVYLYKSGTSVVEHSFRLVQAINDKGYPYFFLTNMFSIPAKDIITIYKSRWDIEVFFRFIKQELNFSHFISVNENGIKILLYMTLILSMLILIYKKINGLGYKTAKRRFMIEMWDIIAIIMIKHSGGDPSLVFR, encoded by the coding sequence ATGGGAACAGATTGTAAGCAGGGTATAAAAGTCCAAGACTTACTCAAGCTTATACCTGATGACTTGTTGGCTGATTTGAGTTCAGAAACCAACGTTGATTATCAGGTAAAAAAGCTTTATGGCAGGAATGTCTTTAGCCTTTTACTGTTTGGACTGATAGAAAGCGATCGTCTTGGTCTCAGGTCGCTAGAGGATTTTTATAACTCCACCCATTACAAGGTGCTGTTTAATATTCCAAATAAAAACACAACCAAATATAACTCTCTATCTGCTCGTCTTGCAACTATGAATGTTGACTTTTTTCGAAAGGCCTATGAAGCTATATACGAGCAATGTTCTCAACTCTACGATGAAAACGATCTGGCTTTGAATTACAAATTATCCAGAGTTGATTCAACAATGGTTTGTCAGACAGCTGCTAAACTGGAAAATGGGATCCATGTTGGCTGTAAGAAAGATGGTAAAAAGCAGATTAAATATACTGTTTGTCTGACCGATATGTTTCCTAGTAGTGTTGAGGTTTTTAATCAGCAATGCCATATCAGCGAAAACCTCACCATTCCTAAGGCGATATTCAGGGTGATTGACAAGAACAAAGACAATGTCTTTGTTTTTGATCGGGGAGTATCTGACCGACAAACTTTCTGTAAGTTGGACCAGGAAGAATACACTTTTGTTACAAGACTGAAATCAGATGCAAGATTTATTGCTCTGGAAGATTTTGAGATAAGTCAAGACCAAAAAGTAAGAAATCTTACAATCCTTAAAGATCAACGTGTTTACTTATATAAGAGTGGAACATCAGTAGTTGAGCATTCTTTTAGACTTGTACAGGCAATAAATGATAAGGGATATCCTTACTTCTTTCTTACCAATATGTTCTCTATCCCAGCCAAAGACATAATAACAATTTATAAATCAAGGTGGGATATTGAGGTCTTTTTCAGATTCATTAAGCAGGAATTGAACTTTTCCCACTTCATCAGTGTGAATGAAAACGGAATTAAGATCCTCTTGTACATGACCCTTATTCTCTCCATGCTGATTCTGATCTATAAAAAGATTAATGGATTGGGGTATAAAACAGCTAAAAGAAGGTTCATGATCGAAATGTGGGATATCATCGCCATAATTATGATCAAACATAGTGGAGGTGATCCAAGTCTCGTCTTCAGGTGA
- a CDS encoding T9SS type A sorting domain-containing protein, with protein sequence MKKIILLIAALTMSYAMAAAQGCLPEGITFTTQEQIDNFQTNYPECTEIEGDVIIDDNWTGNINNLNGLIVLTSIDSNLFIGYNPALTGLAGLDNLISIGSDLIIYDNDALASLTGLDNLTSIGGFLWIENNNALTSLTGLENLTSIWGHLWICQNNALSSLTGLENLTSIGGDLYIYGDNDALASLTGLDNLTSIGGDLSIYGNVALTSLTGLENLTSVGGGLYIDLNDALASLTGLDNLTSIWSDLRISYNSSLTSLTGLDNLTSIEGDLHIYDNYVLASLTGLDNLTSIGGYLEIVGNNALASLTGLENVTDIYGHLKIEVNTALTDLTGLNNLTTIWWGDLLISGNDSLTTLSGLENLASIGGSIIIGYEGGFFTSGNPSLTSLTGLENLTSIGGTFKISYNNTLTSLTGLDNIAAGSITNLQIMYNSSLSTCEVQSICDYLAAPNGTVTIYNNAPGCNNEAEIIEACETVGIEEAVAGSDFSIYPNPFTSQLSIEFTLPKTSIVSIQIFNAMGAKIAELHHGQLPAGQQQFTWHAGHLPKGMYFCRVQSGQEMEAFKIVKQ encoded by the coding sequence ATGAAAAAAATTATTTTACTCATCGCAGCTCTAACAATGAGTTACGCTATGGCAGCAGCCCAGGGCTGCCTGCCCGAAGGCATTACCTTCACCACTCAGGAACAGATTGATAATTTCCAGACCAATTACCCGGAGTGCACGGAGATTGAGGGAGATGTAATAATTGATGATAATTGGACCGGAAACATAAATAATCTTAACGGATTAATTGTTCTGACATCGATTGACAGTAATTTGTTTATTGGGTATAACCCTGCTCTGACGGGATTGGCAGGATTGGATAACCTGATTTCCATCGGGAGTGATCTTATTATCTATGACAATGATGCCCTGGCCAGTCTGACGGGACTGGATAACCTGACTTCCATCGGGGGATTCCTTTGGATTGAAAATAACAATGCCCTGACCAGCCTGACGGGACTGGAGAACCTGACTTCCATCTGGGGACATCTTTGGATTTGTCAAAACAATGCCCTGAGCAGCCTGACTGGACTGGAGAACCTGACTTCCATTGGAGGTGATCTTTATATCTATGGTGATAATGACGCCCTGGCCAGTCTGACGGGACTGGATAACCTGACTTCCATCGGGGGTGACCTAAGTATTTATGGTAACGTTGCCCTGACCAGCCTGACGGGGCTGGAGAACCTGACTTCAGTTGGAGGTGGACTTTATATCGATCTTAATGACGCCCTGGCCAGTCTGACGGGACTGGATAACCTGACCTCCATCTGGAGTGATCTCAGGATTTCTTATAACAGCTCACTGACAAGCCTGACAGGATTAGATAATCTGACTTCCATTGAAGGGGATCTTCATATCTATGATAATTACGTACTGGCTAGTCTGACGGGACTGGATAACCTGACTTCCATCGGGGGATACCTTGAGATTGTAGGTAACAATGCCCTTGCCAGCCTGACGGGGCTGGAAAATGTAACAGACATTTATGGACATCTAAAAATTGAAGTCAATACTGCACTGACTGATCTGACCGGGCTGAATAACCTGACAACCATCTGGTGGGGCGACCTTCTTATTAGTGGGAATGATTCACTTACTACCCTGTCGGGACTTGAAAACCTGGCTTCTATCGGCGGAAGTATAATTATAGGATATGAAGGAGGATTTTTTACCTCTGGTAATCCTTCCCTGACCAGCCTCACTGGGCTGGAGAACCTAACTTCCATCGGGGGCACTTTTAAGATTTCTTACAACAATACCCTGACCAGCCTGACCGGATTGGATAATATTGCCGCCGGATCAATCACAAACCTTCAAATAATGTATAATTCTTCCTTATCCACCTGCGAAGTCCAAAGCATCTGCGATTACCTGGCGGCGCCCAATGGAACGGTCACCATTTACAACAACGCCCCGGGCTGTAATAACGAGGCAGAAATAATAGAAGCATGTGAAACCGTAGGCATTGAAGAAGCAGTTGCCGGCTCAGATTTTTCCATTTACCCCAATCCGTTTACCAGCCAGCTAAGCATTGAATTCACCCTCCCCAAAACCTCCATTGTTTCCATCCAGATTTTCAACGCCATGGGCGCCAAAATAGCCGAACTGCACCACGGCCAGTTGCCTGCCGGGCAGCAGCAGTTTACCTGGCATGCCGGACATTTGCCCAAAGGAATGTATTTCTGCAGGGTGCAGTCTGGGCAGGAAATGGAAGCGTTCAAGATAGTCAAACAATGA